One segment of Myotis daubentonii chromosome 11, mMyoDau2.1, whole genome shotgun sequence DNA contains the following:
- the GPR21 gene encoding probable G-protein coupled receptor 21 gives MNSTLDGNQSNHSFCLLAFGYLETVDFCLLEVLIIVFLTVLIISGNIIVIFVFHCAPLLNHHTTSYFIQTMAYADLLVGVSCLVPSLSLLHYPLPVEESLTCQVFGFIVSVLKSVSMTSLACISIDRYIAITKPLTYNTLVTPWRLRLCIFLIWLYSILVFLPSFFHWGKPGYHGDVFQWCAESWLTDPYFTLFIVMMLYAPAALIVCFTYFNIFRICQQHTKEISERQARFSSQSGETGEVQACPDKRYAMVLFRITSVFYILWLPYIVYFLLESSTGHSNRFASFLTTWLAISNSFCNCVIYSLSNSVFQKGLKRLSGAMCTSCASQVIAKDPYTVRSKGPLNGCHV, from the coding sequence ATGAACTCCACCTTGGATGGTAATCAGAGCAACCACTCTTTTTGTCTCTTGGCATTTGGCTATTTGGAAACTGTCGATTTTTGCCTTTTGGAAGTGTTGATTATTGTGTTTCTAACTGTATTGATTATTTCTGGCAACATCATTGTGATTTTTGTATTTCACTGTGCTCCTTTGTTGAACCACCACACTACAAGTTATTTTATCCAGACTATGGCATATGCTGACCTGTTGGTTGGAGTCAGCTGCCTGGTTCCTTCTTTATCACTCCTCCACTACCCGCTTCCAGTAGAGGAGTCCTTGACTTGCCAGGTGTTTGGTTTTATAGTATCAGTTCTGAAGAGTGTCTCCATGACCTCTCTGGCCTGTATCAGCATCGATAGATATATTGCCATCACTAAACCTTTAACCTATAACACCCTGGTTACACCCTGGAGACTACGCCTGTGTATTTTCCTGATTTGGTTATATTCCATCCTGGTCTTTCTGCCTTCCTTTTTCCACTGGGGCAAACCTGGATATCATGGAGATGTGTTTCAGTGGTGTGCGGAGTCCTGGCTCACCGACCCCTACTTCACCCTGTTCATCGTGATGATGTTATATGCCCCAGCAGCACTCATTGTGTGCTTCACTTATTTCAACATTTTCCGCATCTGCCAACAGCACACAAAGGAAATCAGCGAAAGGCAAGCTCGCTTCAGCAGCCAGAGTGGGGAGACTGGGGAGGTGCAGGCCTGTCCGGACAAGCGCTATGCCATGGTTCTGTTCCGGATTACTAGTGTGTTTTACATCCTCTGGTTGCCATACATCGTCTACTTCTTGTTGGAGAGCTCCACTGGCCACAGCAACCGCTTCGCATCCTTCTTGACCACCTGGCTTGCCATTAGTAACAGTTTCTGCAACTGTGTCATTTATAGTCTCTCCAACAGTGTCTTCCAAAAGGGACTAAAGCGCCTCTCGGGGGCCATGTGTACTTCTTGCGCAAGTCAGGTCATAGCTAAGGACCCTTACACGGTTAGGAGCAAAGGCCCTCTTAATGGATGCCATGTCTAA